The Sebastes umbrosus isolate fSebUmb1 chromosome 4, fSebUmb1.pri, whole genome shotgun sequence genomic sequence gtgatAAGtcataagtcaatgttgacttatttgtcacgtaacgtccgtacttaagtaacgccacttacggtgttatttaaacccaaaccacgatattttcctaaacctaactaagtagttttgttgcctaaacctaaccaagttgatcttttcctaaacataagtagttttattttgaaaagactgtagcgGAAATTGATGCGTGCGTCACGtgctgctggacatttgtaggaaaacgcacaaaaaatatttttttgaaagttgGGCTGAGCgtcgcaaaaacaaaaaaaaaagtcgtgtCCATGTACACGagtcaaatatattaaattacgtgactatttcatgaactgcggTGAGACGGTGTTGatataaacatttttatcaGATCCATTATTTGTCTTGATGTGTTCAGTCTGAACGTTTCCAGCTGATTTCAGGAAACAGCGGCATTTACAGCCTCGCTGTGAGGCGTCTGATAAAACGCTGCTGAGGTAATGGAGGCGTTATGGTGAGAGGCGTGCGGCGTGCTCACTCAGCGGCGGCGTCCTGGTATACAACGGAGGAAAGAGACGAATCAACAAACGTGGCGGCCGCTGCCGACCTCCACCCTCATCCTCAGCAGGAAGTCGGAGGAGCTGTAATTACACAGAAACAAAACGCCGCTCTGCTGTTTCCCGCCGCTCTGCTCTCTGACACCTTTCAGTGAGTCTCAGAGGGGGATCTGAGCGCGTTCAGTGCTGCACCGCCGAGccacagggagggagggaggtggaaaAATGTTTCCAAACAAGTCAAACCTGAGAAGGAGGGACATTAACGGGCTCATTAACAACTGCTGGGTGATTATTAtagatgacatcatcagcagcagatgTCCgtaaccaatctcactcctcatgcctaaacctaaccaatccaaCCAAAAGGCAATtagtactagccaatcagaggcagagtactGAATCGCTGTACTGAACACACAGAGATGAAGCTTATATCCATCCTCTCCGAGAAGACAGAACAAGATTTACCTAAATGTTGGAATATTCCTTTAACACAacctttatgtttttttttcatcattttaaaccTAATTTCTAAAAATAAGCTTAACATAAAAGGAGCAGTTGAAGTATTTCCTCACCCCGgaggatctctctctctctctctctgtcgtgaTAGAGGTGTGAGCAATGTGAGAATTTAATTAAGTATCATGgctgagaggagctgctgctgttcaaTAGGAAATTGGTTTGATAATTGGGGGCTAACGGGCTATCACAATCACACCACTGCTCTGCTGCTCCAAAGGGAGAACTGATTACCAGGTTATGTATTACAGGCCTGTACAGACTCTCATTTTCTTCATCTTTCCCCGGGCTCACAGAGTGTAATTTAGTGCCGGGAATGAGAGCGAGGCTGGAACGGTGGGAATGATTGGGTCAGTAAAGTGTCGCCCGAACGGCAGGAAATCCCTCAGAGTGAAGAattcattttcaaatgaaagagagaggcgAGACACAGGATCAGTCTGAAGcggactgactgactcactgggcaggcagtgtgtgtgtgtgtgtgtgtgtgtgtgtgtgtgtgtgtgtgtgtgtgtgtgtgtgtgtgtgtgtgtgtttgtgtgtgtgtctgctataggtaaaaaaaaaacaccatcatatttttcatgttatttACGTTATGTTGCGTCATGTCATGTTATGTGATCTTGTGTTATGAACACTTTTAAAAGCTTACTTTTCACTCCGGTCTATGACTAAGCTCTTAGTGTGTGTATGGGAGTGTGGGTGTTTTgtatattgtgatattaatTGCTCTACACCTGTTGATAGGCATATTTGATCTGCTCTTGGACTTGTATGATTGTATTGTGATTGTACTGTAATTCTTTTGTTACTTTATGCAGGCTGGTCTCCTTCACTGTTCGTtgctatagagtgctacaggaattagtcctaaaacccggaaatgagtttgAGTACTaacggttccctcgtctggaaatcaacgtttttttttaatgggcttttagttaaatgcctgaaataaggtctgtggttaacacaggcTAAAGAGATTTTAACCTGTTGttgtacaatataaaatatgtcagtaaatatcccactcgtgaattttgaaaccTTTATGTGTGCATTATGccttttgcatttcctgcattacaCTATCGCTaccttgctaaattgttagccctGTGGATTTTAGACGCCAACAGTGACAGTAGCGTGCATGTTGCTGTTGCCTAGCAGCGGTTTTCTCACGACTTAAcaacttgaacgccaagcatatcatgtatacatgacttcccatgttgtaaccacaagctcacgagtttcatttgaaagagTATATGTTACTTTGCGTCATATGAATTTACGTTAGGTTGCGTCGCATTTCTCTGCATTTTGCGTTACGTCATGGTGCGTTTCGTTACAATGTGCTGTGTTACATTCATGACCGTGATTCAATTACCACTGCATTACGTCATGCCGTGCTATGCTACGTTGGGTTGCGTTACGTTGCGTCATTCATGTGATGCCACTCCATGTTaaaatatgcatacatttgcatatttaatgacatattcctgaaaaaatcagatttttaagaTGTAAGATGAATCTTCTCTTCCTGCAGCTTTTATGCTACAATAATGACACATCAAATGTGTGTAAATCTCTTAATTACACTTTTCCTTTATGTGACTGATTACTctttgatttattacattttagaaACAATCTGttctgcacaaacgtcaacTAAGCAAGCTCATTGTGAGTTATTGTGAGTTACGTAATGCATCAAATGTTCTAGgaaggagaaaagagaagaaaaaaaatatatatactttatataattttatatataatatataattaaaaaatatttttattttatttttacttaattaattatatatattatattttttatacaattaaaaataatatatactgtatatatatatatattattaatatatactgtacatgataaGTATTTTAGAACCAATGCTGTCCATTGAGGACAACGAATTATCATATAATGTCAACCCTGATAATCTTGTGAGAAGACTGACCCTAGTACCTTCATTAACCACATGCATTAGTTTCAGGAAATGCTTCTCTGATTTATGTCGTTATGTTTGAAGCTTCCTCCATAATGAGGAACATCACTTTCTGTTCTCCCTTTTCTCCCCTCTGGGACCAGCGGACATCTTTAATGAGATGCACATTCTGTTAATTGCTGACAGATGTATTCTGCTGAATAAATTAACAGTATCTACTTTATATTAGTGTGCGTCATAGATTGGAGTCACAACACATGACTAACTGATTGATGATCTGATGAAGACATGATGTCAGGTTGCATTATAGGAAATGTAGGATCCTGTTTTTAGAATTAAAAGGGAGGTTATCTCAGCCTCTGACCTCACTGAACATCCTGTGATTCTGTTTATTTCTTGTTATCTGTTTCCTGCTCAATTAAACTCCTCaacacactcctcctcctcctcatcatcatcttcctcctcttcatcaccccctcctctctctctgtgggccAATCAGGGAGCCACAATATGCAAATGTGGTTGTGAGAATGTCCTATTTCTTTATAAATAGCTGagtgtgatgaagaggaggtgtGTACAGTAAACAGAATCAGTTCCTCTGATGTTGGACTGAGTTTAGTTTGGTTCTTTGATTTGGGAGATCACTTCTCTCCATTTCCTTtggagatttacagaataaagatgaaatattttgaccaaaaaaatccataattttAAGAAAAGAGTCACAATCTGATGATAATTAAACTgcagagaaaaaataataagaaacagaagaaagtataaaaaaggtaataaattaagtgataaagactatagggctgtcaaaattaacgccaTAACGCTTTAACACAAGTTGGTTTTAAcacaactaatttctttaacgcattaacgcaattgatctttcgtaggttgtagcgggctcatcgTATgaaaaaacctaagaaatccattggtaccaaccatgtcatactagcttgtcatgaaggaggttaaataacgctccaaacttaagtaaaattttggtgaggaaaaactgtcattgccattttcaaaggggtcccttgacctctgacctccagatatgtgaatgtaaatgggttctgtgggtacccacgagtctcccctttacagacatgcccactttatgataatcacatgcagtttggggcaagtcatagtcaagtcagcacactgacacactgacagctgttgttgtctgttgggctgcagtttgccatgttatgatttaagcacaTATTTtgtttgctaaatgcagtagctgtgagggtttctggacaatatttctcattgttttgtgttgtttaattgatttccaataataaatatatacatatatttgcataaagcagcatatttaagaatgaaatacttgacaaatcgccctttaaggtacattttgaacagataaaaaattattaatttgcgattaatcgcaataaatatttgttctaaagttgtaatattttttaGAATAAAGGCATACTTTTAGGAGAAAAAGTCTCAacgttatgagaataaagttgtcattttaaaagaaaGTAGTTGTAATATTTTAAGTTGTATATTTTCAAGAAATAGAGATGAATGAAGAACTAAGCCTGACTTGTTTTATAGCCCAAACATGCCTTACTTGTCACTTAGCGATATTGCTTGACACAGGCTATTTACTATTGTTATTGATCCAATAGTTAATGTTAATGAATCCAATCTTTTTTATCTATTGATAATATAGATTTATTCTCCCACTGTAGGCTGATGCTTCTCATTAAGGAAGTTCTATTTAAGATATTCAAGGTGTTCATGATATTTGGATGTTGGATGAATTCACCTATATTGTTGTTAtacatgttatttattattcttacaAATATTTTTGGATACATGTTTATGGACATAGTCACTGATGATAAGTCACAAATAGCTATTTAtacatttacttttacttctctctttttaatttattttttgctatATATGATTGGTAAACATGCAGCCTGTTGTTCCCTCCCCATTTTTCCAGCCGATGCTTTGGATCTGGTCTCTGAAGTCTCGCCTGTTATAAGAAAAAGTCACACTTCTGTTGTACTTCTTCAAGAATACTTCTGTAGGATGTTTAccaggaaaaaaaggaatatagTGAAAATAATTTGTATGTCCTctcatcataatattacaactttattatgAGATTATACTCAGAATATTTCCAAACAGTGGCCCTACATTTAGTTTTCCTCTTCCCTGAAGTTAATCATCATGACATTTATGTATTAATGACTTCACATCCTACagaacattaattattataaagATGCAATGATTATGTTTTTAACAGTTGTATAAATAATGGATTATAATAAGACAGTAAGAGATCAGTGGAGAGAGGAAACAAATCGGCCATTTGTCTGCTGATGGATGAGCTCGGCCTTTTAAAACATCTATCTGAAAACAATACTCACGTGTTCGACGACGAGGAGGAGAACAACGCGTAAAAACACATCGCTCAAGAAATTAACTACTCTGTCGTTGAAAAGAGAGTAATTTATCTGAGAAGTGTTTGTTTATTGCTTCTATGTTTACAATCTAAAAACAGtggcattaaaataaaataataatttattcatGATTAAGTGAAAGTTTGAGGACACTCAGGAGGAACTGGGTCACACAGCAGTGAGTCATTGAGGgatgtaaacaaataaactgaaacaaatatactcacctgtctctcctcttcctcttcctcctcctcctcctcttcagttcGTATCGTGTGGACTCGACAGTGGTGCGAGATGTCTCCGTGTTTGGACGATGAAGGTTGTGATCTCCTGATCAATCAGTCGGGCTGGACCTGCACGCAACCGGGAGGCCGAGTCAAGACCACCACGGTGAGAACAGAGCACGTGATGATGTCCTGTAtacatcacatcacattaaGGAAGCAATGCTACACATAAtgctggttgttttcctccctgTGTACCATAATTATAACAGTATCCAGGTTTCTGATCATTTGGGTCTTGATTTCTCACCATCTCTTATGTACCAACAAGAAATATTCAGAAACCTGGATCATATGTTCACATGCCACAGTATCTACTGTAACTCatcacaggaggaatgattacagcaagaaaaaactgttttaatgtatgACGTACGGGCACCTgattattgttttaagacagacttgaaaaacGCGAGCCGATCCTTTTTAAACCCTCTTGAGACCCACGGGATTGCAGGcaatcccgaccgactttaacgtctttcagaggctatagcaggttcagttttagtggtaaagtgaaggtacagatatcatatgaaatgccaaagttaggctaaattttggggaggaaaaactgtcatggccattttcaaaggggtcccttgacctcagacctcaagatatgtgaatgaaaatgggttctatgggtacccacgagggaaaactggcatggtggtttggaattgcataaattgtgaatctgagactcttgtggatccaatgagcccatctgtattcatgtgtgatgatgtaagtccccatagtagccatttcattgtagtgagaccattttttgaaacttgacctcactgtataaaatgacctgtggtgacctctaggataatcacagcctcatgaaactttacaaccacaaactggagacctagagcattcagaggatggatggctttcctagctagattgacaataagggagtttcagagcagtttccagaacacaagtgctcgccatccaatcgccgaaaaatgcaattcttgcagaaatctctaaatgtcagaagtttttgaaaccaaatcacagcatggctttttctatggtgtccctcaaggtcttggtgtcttaatgctGTATattggagggattattggtcatttttatcaattctcgagtggtaaaaaattgttaaatttagcaccaaatctgtgtaacaaatggtatcaactgAGAAAtttctgcaacaacttatgagacataatagagcatggggatggtcaACATATACttcatcataatgttctaagcccttatacatttcaaaatgtattttaattaattaattaattaattaatgtttatttctgatttatgactagtataacttaacacacagtgctgagctgcatctcaaattaatcttcaggttcccagctttcagatgatttacaccacttctatgtgacatctactgctgacctgctatctccccctaaagaccccctgtacccccctaaataagacaaaaacaggtctattgtgggtctcagatggTTAAGAGGGACTTAAGAGAAATttcaggaggagagacagaaagacctGTAATATAATTATGTTTagattaataatattaaatgagcacaaacatataatattaagtattaaacattaaatgtaaaaagataAAGATTATCAGGCAGAGTAAAATTGGTGCGTGGTCATTAAAACAGTGGGCGTAAAGGACACACAGTTTCTTTTTATAGTTCACGTagttataaaagaaaaatgttaattAGAAGAAACTTGTTGATGTTCTTTAGTGTTAGagcccttcctccctctgtgtgtttaatTTCAATCAAAGATCTAATTTTAAGAGCCTCTAATAACATGATACCATCTTCTAACGAGGACGCTGCTGACCCTCATCAAAAtcacagcctgtgtgtgtgttcctgtgtgttgATTGAATAATTGCTAGCCATGAGCACTCTCCTCTCCGTCTGTCACTCTTCACAGCGGCTGATTAACTGGAGTAGTTTCAAAAGcctcttcatcatcacaccacCAACCAAACCTCATTCAAGATATGTTGATTTTTAAAGCACAGCTCTTCGTCTTCCTTTAGTTCTCTGTCATTCTCTGTTTAGCTGAAGACTGTTTGTCTTGATGAGGCTGATTATCTGATTACTGTCTATTGAAAAGCTTCAGCTGTGAGAGTTTCTGTTGGTCTTTATGTCTGTTCACCTGTGAACTGTACTGTGGTTATTTAACCTGCTTAAACATTGTAACTCAGACCTCAAAGTTCATCTCTTACCTTCGACATAGCGGTTGAAAAATCTATTTCCACCTACAGGTCCACTTAATACAGCAGCTTTTTCTGGGTGTATCACACTGTGTTCATTCATCACAGTCGAGTTTCCTCACTTTTCCTGAATGAAATGTGTGCTTTTACTCCGATACATTTCCCCTCAGCATCTTCGTTACTCGCGAGCCGGTTTGGTGAATCAGTGGTTCTAGCTTGCAAGTTACATCATTCATGTGATGGGCAAATGCAAACAAAGTGCTCTTAAAGCCGTAGTTGAGTTTTGATTTCGGCAGGCTGCATGTCAGATCGTGCTACAATGCTGCTACgagggaaggaaaaactggattttgttctttaaatcctttaagtcgtgaagtttttgtttttcttcaagtgTAACGTAGCATCCATTTTTAAGTTGGCGTACATGTTGAGAGGAATAATGAGGACATGATCACACATGCACGAATGCAAGTGAGTGACCGTCACCTGCTGAGCTGATTTTCGAACTGAGAGTTCACCAAAGCGAACTCCATTTCGAAAGCAAAGATGCAAATTTGCTTCATAAacggaagcaaatgtttttccGCTCGTGtagaatggaagtgaacggGAGGCGAATATGAATTTTGCACGTGTGACCCACCATAAACATAAAACTCAAAATTCTGACTTGCTTGCTTTTTTTGTTAACAGCGTTTACTTGAGCTTTTACTTTCAATATTtgaagggacagtgtgtaggatttggtgacatctagtggtgtagttgcagattgcaaccaactgagtaccccttggctcactccttccttttccaagactgaggtaacgtgagccgccgagtgcaaaaccccggtaacgccattcgcctcgctcagaggtcatccttactttaggaacaacggaagtcagacggcagctggtggTGCCagggttttgcactctgcggctcacgttaccgcagtttcacaagcgtgtcggagaactacgtggccttcaggtgacgtaaAAACGCTAAAgcctctctctggagccagtgtttagtttgtcagATTTAACAGTCGTCTTCCTACAGAATCAGATTACTGCAGAAAAGACGACTGTTACTCGCTGTCTGCATGTCAGAGCTGAGAGTTTCCTCTGAAAGATGACGGGCAGCGTCCTGCATCAACACACCAAACCCGCCCGCTCACTCCTTCTTTGCTGCGTTCTGGTCGGTCGGTTTGAGACGAGTCGGTCCGCTCTCTGAATACTGAAGTCTGTCAAACCGCCGCTGACTTTCACAAACCCTCTCTGCCCTCTCTGCCCTGTCTGAAGAGCTGCTCCCCCGGTGGgaagttgttgttttaaagATGGACAGCAGAGCGAGGAGCTCCGACCTCGCCGTCATGAAATTTAGAGTCAGATCGTTGGAGCGTCTTCTCTCAGCCTCCTGAGGAAACACAGACACTGCTGCAACACTCCAGGGCATCTGAAGTCAGATACATGTTGGGGACTTTGTCTGTCTTTGGCTCCCAGACTGCATAATAAAATCATTTGATTTAAAATTCCTATATTGCAGCCTACAAAAGGTGTTTAAAACCGAGGAAGTTTTTCACATTCAATCAGTTTACAACACTGAATCAATGATTTAATGTGGGCCGAGTAATATCCAGATGTTTAGTAACATTAAAGGGAACAATTAAAGGTAATCAGTTGGGGGTTATATGATGGACATTGGATAAATCCATtgtgtattttcactttttgaTAAATCTTTAATAGACACAAAAGGCATTAATACAAATCCCTTAAATAACAGAGATCCATGCACCGTgaataaatctattttttaaGATAAGATGGCGCTTCATTTATCTCAAGGGAAACAgctgtgcagcagttgcagtgCAACATAGGAAGAGTGcaaatcaaatataaatattaataagatGCAAATCCGAAATATACACAATGCCAAAATTATAAACAGTAAGGATCATAGATATGTATGAAAAGTAAatcacagtaaataaataataataaatcatgaatctttattttaatgtctattaaggggagacactacaggtgaataggttTAACTaacagatatcaccatgaaacttccccagttgattacttacattaacacaattattattacgttttctgaaatgttatgtttaaatatgcaaatgagacattatCTTATTATCTATGTGttaatatttatacatttccagaacataaatctgaacattggataaagccaggttcaaaattattgtttcattttgttgacctATTAGattcaaaggtttttacagagggggtTTGGgatttctctttttatcactcagAAACATCAGTAATCAgaagaaaatactgtcaacagctattcaaaaaaatcaatttctgtcatgtttttatgaatataatgttgtataaatcaggctatgaatgatatatgaacaaacccctctgtacaAACCCTCAGATTATAGATAGGAATGGAACTGGAAAGTTCGGTGGATGTAAgagctactgaagtggagatttctggatCAGAGTCTGAGAAGAAACGGCTTTTAAAGACATGGAttgtaaaatgaaatacattaagacactacaggtgaatagggttaaaaatgtaactaacagatatcaccatgaaacttccccggTTGATTACtaacattaaaacaatatttttttgtattacaagttttctgaaatataATGTTTAAGTATGCAAAATGAGtctttatcttattaaatatgcactaatttgcatacatttccagaacataataggataaagccaggttcaaaatgcATGTTTCATTTTGGCGACGTATTGGAGTTAAAAGTTTTTAGAGAGGGatgtctctttttatcactccataaatctgaaaataccgtcaacagccataaaaaagtcaattttcgccatgtttttaggaataaaatgttttataaatcaggctatgaatgatatatgaacaaacccctctgtaaaaaccttcagattatagataggaatgaaactggagcgtctggtggatgtaagtgctactgaagatTAGTGGAGGCATTATTGAAtggtaacttttggtgaatttaggagaaatctacagacgcaaatagacaaagtaataaaataaacacctaaatgtgtattttggatgttttctttccgctagtctgaaagaaaacgTGTTATGGatgcaaaatagcccaaaatctctaATCTGAGCAGTGCACGAACAACAATGTTTGTGCCTGTCGTGCCTTAAAAACATTTCAGGTTTAAATAATCAGCTAAAGAACGGCATGATAACATGAGTGGGTGGTGATTCTGTCTACATCCTGGACCGTGATCCCGACTCTTAACTGGAAGCAAAGGATGCTGGGAGAAGATGCTTCATCCTCTCTGAGCTCCAGCTGATGAACGTCtctgacacacaacaacaacaactctctctctcatctctcgtCTTCATTTGGCTGAAAGATGGCGGCGCGTTGTTGCATCTGCCGTCTCCGGCTCcagaaaatcttttttttttttcttttttttttaaaaagggagcTTCACACAAACGAGCTCCTCTGCTAATGAAGGACAGCCGATCTGATTGCTTTGCTGTGAGGCAAATTAAATTACAGAGACGCAGCACTGAGTGGGCGGACCGACACGAAACTCTACTGTGTTTACACGAAGAGAGGAGCGAGCGTTCATTAAAGCTCAGAAAGCAGGATCAGAGGAACAAATGACGTTAAATTGGCCCCGAGGAGGTTTTACAGGCTTACAGGGACGTACAGAAAGTGTAGAGGATTTAATTAGTGATATATAATGAGTCTGGATGATGCTCCTTCGCACAGCCTGATGGATAGGCTTTGTAAAGGATATACAAATGTTGTTATGTAACCTTTATGGTCTGATTAAAGACGGTGCTCCCATCTTCCTCTCAAAGGGAAGCAGCTTTTTAACACTGGGCCACATTTTTCATCCTTAACTCAGACTCAGGCTGACAATGTAATGCTTCTCCGGTCCTCCAAAACAATCCATTGACAAATTACAATTAATTCAGAGCTCTGCTGCCAGACTTTTAACTAGaacaagaaagagagagcataTCAGCCCAGTTTTAGCCAACCTGCACTGGCTCAGTGTCTTTTAGAATTTATCacctccgccaaggctgaaggcctaggaaggaggttatgttttcacctgcgttggtttgttggtttgtttgtccgtttgcaggattactccaaaagtccatggtggatttgaatgacattttttggaggggtggggtgtggcacaatgaacaatccatccGTTTTGGTGGTGATCGGGACCATGATCCGGATATTccaatcagccagaacattaagacattaaGGGGGGGACAACTGTAGATTTGGCGTttattcacattaaactctgtgaaattacagttgagttcgaccaaagcacactgattgttggaaagagtaacgacgacggtttaggtgagttttattttctttctgtccggtttgaatgaagtgttttacgctgcTCCGCTACATTCAGCTGATGTCAACATAGTGTAGCTGTACAGAGAAGCTGACGCCTCTTCACCTGAagactcacctgtgtgtttcagaacCTGACTTTAATTTCTCAGGAGGATTTTTAAACATCTATCGGCTCCAAGAATATTAAAAATGGGTTTATAGcacgatttaatattttaagaaGCCGCCGCTTTGGAATATTAATGACTagttttctgggtttttttgcTTTGGAAGTGAAATAAATAGTAACGCAGCTCATTGTTTCTCTTCACCAGCCGCAATTCATCATAAAGCAATTATGTTGGAAACAAGGCCGCCTGCTTTTCAGTTTACTCCCAGCTGCAGTGTTTATCATGGAAACACAGataatacacacagacacacacacacacacacattgatgtgTAACTAACAAGAAGATGAAGCTCATTTCTGTCGTCTctggttttatttctttgtaataGTTGTTCTCCTTCAGACAGTAATGTTTTTCTGTTAACTTTGGTTTTGATGCTTCTATTTTTCTGCACTTTGtgtctttgattaaaaaaaaaaaaagatattactTGTGTTTACATCTTCATCAAAATCATCATCGTTATCAAACATGAAAAACAGTGAGTTGATATTCACTGACTGAGCGGCACATTTTATCACCGTCTGACACATCTTCTTTGTTTTAGCTGTAGTTGTGAAAgttaactaagtacatttactaagtatactgtatttatgcaccaatgtttaaaaaaaaatgtgttattattattctaattatcatcatgtttttgtgtttgctttGGATGATGAAGTATGTTTATAGTCAGCTTGATGTGTAATCTGGCAACttctgattagggctgtcaatcaattcaaatattgaatcttgattaatcgcgtgattgtccatagttaatcacgatgaatcgcaaa encodes the following:
- the LOC119487610 gene encoding chemokine-like protein TAFA-5 isoform X1; translation: MQLLRLAWALTAAAVCFLLLLILHNHILREGQLAAGTCEIVTLDRDSSQPRRTIARQTARCACRKGQIAGTTRARPACVDVRIVWTRQWCEMSPCLDDEGCDLLINQSGWTCTQPGGRVKTTTPQFIIKQLCWKQGRLLFSLLPAAVFIMETQIIHTDTHTHTH